ACGAAGATGAGGGCGAAAATATAGTATTGGGCGCGGAACTGAACCCAGGTGTCCCCTACGGTTTGAACGCCACACTCGTAGGCTTCCAGCTTGAGAGGATTGGGTTTCTTCGGGCGCAGCAACCACCAGAGGAGCAATGTCACCCCCAGCAGGGCGAAGGACATCAGAAGATACAGGCCGACCACGGCATACCCATGA
The sequence above is drawn from the Thermoflexus sp. genome and encodes:
- a CDS encoding NADH-quinone oxidoreductase subunit A, whose amino-acid sequence is MLHGYAVVGLYLLMSFALLGVTLLLWWLLRPKKPNPLKLEAYECGVQTVGDTWVQFRAQYYIFALIFVLFDVEAVFLFPWAVAYNQLGLYAVIEMALFLLLLLGGLLYAWRKGALEWV